From the Rhodococcus sp. NBC_00297 genome, one window contains:
- a CDS encoding OFA family MFS transporter produces MPAVLERARIVAPPGWSRWLIPPAALAIHLAIGQAYAWSVFKAAISSDTAMGLSGTMTAIPFQLAIVMLGLSAAVLGTKVETHGPRWAMTMSLLFFCSGLLISALGMSLDQFWLVIVGYGLVGGIGLGIGYISPVSTLIKWFPDRPGMATGIAIMGFGGGALVASPLTTKLLSAYGGNTDASIATTFLTLGLGYAVFMALGVVLIRVPADDWKPAGWTPPQTPAGQHTARVSAANAVKTPQFWLLWIVLCFNVTAGIGILERAAGIYTDFFPDPTAPESVVAAAAGFVAFLSLTNMLGRFVWSSVSDLVGRKNIYRLYLGVGALLYLYISLFTNTNKVLFLVSAMVILSFYGAGFATAPAYLRDLFGTYQVGAIHGRLLTAWSVAGVLGPLIVNAIADLGEEGTTGRYVPAFVTMIVLLSIGFVANELIKPVDPKYSEPDPEATTPGTATDEGTNDKNEATV; encoded by the coding sequence ATGCCAGCAGTACTCGAACGCGCCCGTATCGTCGCGCCACCGGGATGGAGCCGCTGGCTCATTCCGCCGGCCGCCCTCGCGATTCATCTCGCGATCGGCCAGGCCTACGCGTGGAGCGTGTTCAAGGCCGCCATCTCCTCCGACACCGCCATGGGACTGAGCGGGACGATGACCGCGATCCCGTTCCAGCTGGCCATCGTCATGCTCGGGCTCTCCGCAGCCGTGCTCGGGACGAAGGTGGAGACGCACGGTCCGCGGTGGGCCATGACGATGTCGCTCCTCTTCTTCTGCTCCGGGCTGCTCATCTCCGCCCTCGGCATGAGCCTCGACCAGTTCTGGTTGGTGATCGTCGGATACGGACTCGTCGGCGGCATCGGCCTCGGCATCGGGTACATCTCCCCGGTCTCCACGCTGATCAAGTGGTTCCCCGATCGCCCGGGCATGGCGACGGGTATCGCGATCATGGGATTCGGCGGCGGCGCCCTGGTGGCCTCGCCCCTGACCACCAAGCTCCTGTCCGCGTACGGCGGCAACACCGATGCCTCGATCGCCACGACGTTCCTCACGCTCGGCCTCGGCTACGCCGTCTTCATGGCGCTCGGCGTCGTGCTGATCCGGGTTCCCGCCGACGACTGGAAGCCGGCCGGGTGGACGCCACCGCAGACCCCGGCGGGTCAGCACACCGCACGCGTGTCCGCGGCGAACGCCGTCAAGACCCCGCAGTTCTGGTTGCTGTGGATCGTGTTGTGCTTCAACGTCACCGCCGGCATCGGTATCCTCGAGCGCGCCGCGGGCATCTACACCGACTTCTTTCCCGACCCCACTGCCCCGGAATCCGTGGTGGCTGCGGCCGCGGGCTTCGTCGCGTTCCTCTCGCTGACGAACATGCTCGGCCGGTTCGTGTGGTCGTCGGTGTCCGACCTGGTGGGTCGCAAGAACATCTATCGTCTCTACCTCGGTGTGGGCGCGCTGCTCTACCTGTACATCTCGCTCTTCACGAACACGAACAAGGTCTTGTTCCTCGTCAGCGCGATGGTGATCCTGTCGTTCTACGGTGCAGGCTTCGCCACGGCGCCCGCCTACCTGCGTGACCTGTTCGGTACCTATCAGGTCGGTGCCATCCACGGACGACTGTTGACGGCCTGGTCGGTCGCGGGCGTGCTCGGACCACTGATCGTCAACGCGATCGCCGACCTCGGCGAGGAGGGAACCACCGGACGGTACGTTCCCGCGTTCGTGACGATGATCGTCCTGCTGTCCATCGGCTTCGTCGCGAACGAACTGATCAAGCCCGTGGATCCGAAGTACTCGGAGCCGGACCCGGAGGCGACGACGCCGGGCACTGCGACCGACGAGGGTACGAACGACAAGAACGAGGCGACGGTATGA
- a CDS encoding SfnB family sulfur acquisition oxidoreductase, with the protein MITEPGPKTLPPVLDDDAALAVAAALGAKIAPSAIERDRDRRLPGPELDLLSASGLLGITVPAEFGGRPVSARTLASVFLSLARGDASIAQIPQSHMTFLDALRRQGSTEQQRRFFAEALAGRRFANAQSERGTPSIAVDRTTVTSRPDGTSSLNGTKYYSTGALFAHWLVVRGVQASPGEQGDQSRKVLAYIPADAPGVLVEDDWDGLGQRTTASGTVTLTDVVVLTDSLVPYSALFDDATTYGARAQLLHAAIDAGIARAAVDTARDVVVVARPPVDADVATADRDPLLLQQFGEVEIGVRGAEALVREAGEAIDVAERELTPDSAAAASIATAAAKVASARASLDATTALFDAGGTRSAAASLRLDRLWRDARTHTLHDPVRWKTQHVGRYALTGAHPPRHGLI; encoded by the coding sequence ATGATCACCGAACCCGGCCCGAAGACCCTGCCGCCGGTGCTCGACGACGACGCTGCGCTGGCCGTCGCCGCCGCGCTCGGGGCGAAGATCGCCCCGTCCGCGATCGAACGTGACCGCGATCGACGGCTGCCCGGCCCGGAACTGGACCTGCTGTCCGCGTCGGGCCTGCTGGGCATCACCGTGCCCGCGGAGTTCGGCGGCAGGCCGGTCTCGGCGCGCACCCTCGCCTCGGTGTTCCTCTCGCTCGCTCGCGGGGACGCCAGCATCGCGCAGATACCGCAGAGCCACATGACCTTCCTCGACGCGCTGCGGCGACAGGGATCGACGGAGCAACAGCGACGCTTCTTCGCCGAGGCCCTCGCCGGTCGCCGCTTCGCCAACGCCCAGAGCGAGCGCGGCACACCCTCCATCGCGGTCGACCGGACCACGGTGACGTCCCGTCCGGACGGCACCTCGTCGCTGAACGGCACCAAGTACTACTCGACGGGCGCGCTCTTCGCACACTGGTTGGTGGTCCGCGGCGTGCAGGCGAGCCCCGGCGAGCAGGGTGATCAGAGCCGAAAGGTGCTGGCCTACATCCCGGCGGACGCACCCGGGGTGCTCGTCGAGGACGACTGGGACGGGCTCGGGCAGCGCACGACGGCCAGCGGCACCGTGACCCTGACGGACGTCGTGGTGCTCACCGACTCCCTCGTGCCGTACTCCGCCCTCTTCGACGACGCGACCACCTACGGGGCGCGCGCTCAGCTGCTGCACGCCGCCATCGATGCCGGCATCGCCCGCGCCGCCGTCGACACCGCTCGCGACGTCGTGGTCGTCGCTCGCCCTCCGGTGGACGCCGACGTGGCGACGGCCGACCGGGATCCGTTGCTGCTGCAGCAGTTCGGCGAGGTGGAGATCGGGGTGCGCGGGGCCGAGGCGCTCGTGCGCGAGGCCGGCGAGGCGATCGACGTGGCCGAGCGCGAGCTCACACCGGACAGCGCCGCGGCGGCCTCCATCGCGACAGCAGCGGCCAAGGTAGCATCAGCGCGTGCGTCGCTCGACGCCACCACGGCACTGTTCGACGCGGGCGGAACTCGCAGTGCCGCAGCCTCTCTACGGCTGGACAGGCTGTGGCGCGACGCGAGGACCCACACGCTCCACGACCCTGTGCGATGGAAGACTCAACACGTCGGCCGGTACGCGCTCACCGGGGCGCATCCGCCGCGCCACGGACTGATCTAG
- a CDS encoding MFS transporter small subunit — translation MSETKQGARVPVVVVSWLWVGVPFAWGVYELILKAKNLFGA, via the coding sequence ATGAGCGAGACGAAGCAGGGCGCGCGTGTGCCCGTCGTGGTGGTGTCCTGGCTGTGGGTCGGGGTTCCCTTCGCCTGGGGTGTCTACGAGCTGATCCTCAAGGCCAAGAACCTCTTCGGTGCGTGA
- a CDS encoding NAD(P)/FAD-dependent oxidoreductase — protein sequence MSEYDYVIVGGGMVADNAAKGIREHDENGTILVVGSDVDGPYTRPALSKKLWTDAEFTTDEVPLGTEETGATLVLSTTVTSIDRDARTVTTDKGDTHHYGSLLLATGATPTTLDLRPSERVVYFRTFADYRRLRALATEGTHIVVVGGGYIGTEIAAALAQNKVTVTLVSSDDVVGGHMFPADLASVFQQDFEDHGVTVRTGVKVDSGAQQGNAVSLTLSDGSTIDADAVVFGLGVTPNTDLAEQSGLDVDNGIVVDEFLRTADEHVYAAGDVANYPDAILGRRRIEHVDNANSMGKTVGKIMAGSTEPYTYTPYFYSDVFDNGYQAVGTMSTDLRTVEDWKTPGKEGVVYYLDDDSVLRGVLMWNVWEGLDTAREMLKSGEKRDDESLLGAI from the coding sequence GTGTCCGAGTACGACTACGTCATCGTCGGTGGAGGAATGGTGGCCGACAACGCCGCCAAGGGGATCCGCGAGCACGACGAGAACGGCACCATCCTCGTCGTCGGCTCCGACGTCGACGGTCCCTACACCCGCCCCGCGCTGAGCAAGAAGTTGTGGACCGACGCGGAGTTCACCACCGACGAGGTGCCGTTGGGCACCGAGGAGACGGGTGCGACGCTGGTGCTGTCGACGACGGTCACGTCGATCGATCGCGACGCCCGCACGGTGACCACCGACAAGGGGGACACGCACCACTACGGATCGCTGTTGCTGGCGACCGGGGCGACCCCGACGACGCTGGACCTGCGTCCGTCCGAGCGGGTCGTCTACTTCCGCACCTTCGCGGACTACCGGCGCCTGCGGGCGCTGGCGACGGAGGGCACCCACATCGTCGTGGTGGGCGGTGGTTACATCGGCACCGAGATCGCCGCGGCGCTCGCGCAGAACAAGGTCACCGTCACCCTGGTGAGCAGTGACGACGTGGTGGGCGGCCACATGTTCCCCGCGGACCTCGCGTCGGTGTTCCAGCAGGACTTCGAGGACCACGGCGTCACGGTCCGCACGGGTGTGAAGGTCGACTCCGGTGCGCAGCAGGGCAATGCGGTGTCGCTGACCCTCAGCGACGGTTCCACGATCGATGCCGACGCGGTGGTCTTCGGGCTCGGCGTGACGCCGAACACCGACCTCGCGGAGCAGTCGGGGCTCGACGTCGACAACGGCATCGTGGTCGACGAGTTCCTGCGCACGGCGGACGAGCACGTCTACGCCGCGGGCGACGTCGCCAACTACCCCGACGCGATCCTGGGCCGTCGTCGCATCGAGCACGTGGACAACGCCAACAGCATGGGAAAGACGGTCGGCAAGATCATGGCCGGCTCCACCGAGCCGTACACGTACACGCCGTACTTCTACTCCGACGTGTTCGACAACGGTTACCAGGCGGTGGGCACGATGAGCACCGACCTCAGGACGGTCGAGGACTGGAAGACGCCCGGCAAGGAGGGTGTCGTGTACTACCTCGACGACGACTCCGTGCTGCGCGGTGTGCTGATGTGGAACGTGTGGGAAGGACTCGACACCGCGCGCGAGATGCTGAAGAGCGGCGAGAAGCGCGACGACGAGTCCCTGCTCGGCGCGATCTGA
- a CDS encoding YqjF family protein, with product MRDRSVDLWPRPPVLPRPVIMDQRWERLVFLHWRVAPDVVAPLLPRGIVPDTMDGYTYVGLIGFEMVGAGLGYGRPVPRLGTFGEINVRLYSRDGDGRRGVVFRSLDATRAAVVLATNAAGVRYRWSHIDIVDDGDRRNRVVGYRSRRLAPPHRGATTDFTVSPGDTDMSDDPLSVFLTARWGMHTSVAGRPVFVPNTHRRWPLRAATLVRCDDQLMAAAGVGDLAARPPDSVLYSDGVRTQFGRPYAATPVRD from the coding sequence GTGCGTGATCGGAGCGTCGATCTCTGGCCTCGCCCGCCTGTGCTGCCGCGCCCCGTGATCATGGACCAGCGGTGGGAACGCCTCGTGTTCCTGCACTGGCGTGTCGCCCCGGACGTCGTCGCGCCGTTGCTGCCTCGCGGCATCGTCCCCGACACGATGGACGGGTACACCTATGTCGGACTGATCGGCTTCGAGATGGTGGGGGCCGGGTTGGGGTACGGCCGACCGGTACCGCGACTCGGAACCTTCGGCGAGATCAACGTGCGGCTCTACAGCCGCGACGGTGACGGTCGCCGAGGGGTCGTGTTCCGTTCTCTCGACGCCACCCGTGCCGCAGTGGTGCTGGCCACGAACGCGGCGGGGGTGCGGTATCGCTGGTCGCACATCGACATCGTCGACGACGGTGATCGTCGGAACCGGGTCGTCGGCTACCGCTCTCGGCGACTGGCACCGCCACACCGTGGTGCGACGACCGACTTCACCGTGTCCCCCGGCGACACCGACATGTCCGACGATCCGCTGTCGGTGTTCCTCACCGCTCGGTGGGGGATGCACACGTCCGTCGCGGGCCGACCCGTCTTCGTCCCCAACACCCACCGCCGGTGGCCGCTGCGCGCGGCGACCCTGGTGCGCTGCGACGACCAGCTGATGGCCGCGGCGGGCGTGGGGGACCTGGCCGCCCGCCCGCCGGACTCCGTGCTGTACTCCGACGGAGTCCGGACGCAGTTCGGCCGTCCCTACGCCGCGACACCGGTGCGCGACTAG
- the malQ gene encoding 4-alpha-glucanotransferase codes for MTNIERLRHLAGLHGVATSYEGWDKARRDVGESTLRSVLTALDVPVDSDDDIETAIVDHDEAPWRRTVPAVVVVTSGKDHHVPVHVPHGTSVTVTVELEDGGTREAAQQDVWVDPREIDGALVGRATFAVPVDLPLGWHTLRAEGDDGLEASCTLVVTPARLSTAEALSDRQRWGVLAQLYSIRSAQSWGIGDLADLADMAAILGGEHGADYVLVNPLHAAAPRPPIEASPYLPTTRRFFNPLYIRVENIRETAMLPRDRYARIRDTARRLHRADGRTDDLDRDKSLRAKLRALEAIFLVPRSASRQAAFDEFRAAEGVGLHNFATWCALTEKLSPDDTRWQTKAAAPGTPWVQRQQAKLAHRIEFHSWLQWICDEQLAEAQATAHRAGMAIGVVHDLAVGVQLSGADAWSLGSALAEGVTVGAPPDDFNQQGQQWNQPPWRPDRLAELGYAPYRDMLRTVLKHAGGLRVDHILGLFRLWWIPTDAETPAGGTYVTYDHEALIGILALEAELAGAVVIGEDLGVFEPVVQDYLAERGVLGTSILWFERDDDGPIAPEKYRELCLTSVTTHDLPPTAGYLAGEHIDLRSRLGLLERAVDEERAQDEEQRESVLDLARERGLLADGASTGETVAALYRLIQRSPSLLIGVALVDMVGEHRIQNQPGTDETQYRNWRVPLADATGRAVSVEDLRRADPLVQY; via the coding sequence GTGACGAACATCGAACGACTACGCCACCTCGCCGGGCTCCACGGCGTCGCCACGTCGTACGAGGGGTGGGACAAGGCCCGCCGCGACGTCGGTGAATCCACCCTCCGCTCGGTCCTGACGGCGCTCGACGTGCCCGTCGACAGCGACGACGACATCGAGACCGCGATCGTCGATCACGACGAGGCACCCTGGCGGCGCACCGTGCCGGCGGTCGTCGTGGTCACGTCCGGCAAGGATCACCACGTTCCCGTCCACGTACCGCACGGGACGTCCGTGACGGTCACCGTCGAGCTCGAGGACGGCGGCACGCGCGAGGCGGCTCAGCAGGACGTCTGGGTCGACCCCCGCGAGATCGACGGCGCCCTCGTCGGCCGAGCCACGTTCGCCGTCCCGGTCGATCTCCCGCTCGGATGGCACACGCTGCGCGCGGAGGGGGACGACGGTCTCGAGGCGTCGTGCACGCTGGTCGTCACGCCGGCCCGTCTGTCCACCGCCGAGGCACTGTCCGATCGTCAACGATGGGGCGTGCTGGCGCAGCTCTACTCCATCCGGTCCGCACAGTCGTGGGGCATCGGCGATCTGGCCGATCTGGCCGACATGGCGGCGATCCTGGGCGGCGAGCACGGAGCGGACTACGTCCTGGTCAATCCGTTGCACGCCGCGGCGCCGCGGCCACCGATCGAGGCCTCGCCCTATCTGCCGACCACCCGTCGATTCTTCAATCCGCTCTACATCCGCGTCGAGAACATCCGTGAGACAGCGATGCTGCCGCGCGACCGGTATGCCCGCATCCGCGACACCGCGCGCCGACTGCACCGCGCCGACGGTCGCACGGACGATCTGGACAGGGACAAGTCTCTGCGCGCGAAACTCCGTGCGCTCGAAGCGATCTTCCTCGTTCCGCGGAGCGCGTCCCGCCAGGCCGCGTTCGACGAGTTCCGCGCCGCGGAGGGCGTGGGCCTGCACAACTTCGCCACGTGGTGCGCACTGACGGAGAAGCTGTCGCCGGACGACACGCGATGGCAGACGAAGGCCGCCGCCCCCGGCACGCCGTGGGTCCAGCGGCAGCAGGCGAAACTCGCGCATCGCATCGAGTTCCACAGCTGGCTCCAGTGGATCTGCGACGAGCAACTGGCCGAGGCCCAGGCCACCGCGCACCGGGCCGGAATGGCCATCGGTGTCGTGCACGATCTGGCTGTGGGAGTGCAGCTCTCGGGTGCCGACGCCTGGTCCCTGGGTTCCGCACTGGCCGAGGGCGTGACCGTCGGCGCTCCCCCGGACGACTTCAATCAGCAAGGGCAGCAGTGGAACCAGCCACCCTGGCGGCCCGACCGACTGGCCGAACTCGGGTACGCACCGTATCGCGACATGCTGCGCACCGTGCTCAAGCACGCGGGCGGGCTGCGGGTCGACCACATCCTCGGACTGTTCCGGCTCTGGTGGATCCCCACCGATGCCGAGACTCCCGCGGGCGGCACCTATGTCACGTACGACCACGAGGCGCTCATCGGCATCCTCGCGCTCGAGGCGGAACTGGCCGGCGCCGTGGTCATCGGTGAGGATCTCGGCGTCTTCGAACCCGTCGTCCAGGACTACCTGGCCGAGCGGGGCGTGCTGGGCACGTCCATCCTGTGGTTCGAGCGGGACGACGACGGCCCCATCGCCCCGGAGAAGTACCGCGAGCTGTGCCTGACCTCGGTGACCACCCACGACCTGCCACCCACCGCCGGGTACCTGGCGGGTGAGCACATCGATCTGCGATCGCGGCTCGGCCTCCTCGAGAGAGCCGTCGACGAGGAGCGTGCGCAGGACGAGGAACAGCGTGAGTCCGTGCTGGACCTCGCGCGCGAGCGTGGCCTGCTCGCGGACGGTGCGTCCACCGGGGAGACGGTCGCGGCGCTGTACCGGCTGATCCAGCGCAGCCCGTCCCTGCTCATCGGAGTGGCACTGGTGGACATGGTCGGCGAGCACCGCATCCAGAACCAGCCAGGAACCGACGAGACCCAGTATCGGAACTGGCGCGTTCCCCTCGCCGACGCCACGGGCCGCGCGGTCTCGGTGGAGGACCTGCGGCGCGCGGACCCGTTGGTGCAGTACTGA